One Gloeothece verrucosa PCC 7822 DNA window includes the following coding sequences:
- a CDS encoding hydroxysqualene dehydroxylase: MSEAKKIVIVGAGWAGLAATYHLAKQGYRVTLLEAAPYPGGLVAGWKTPGGRSVEGGIHGFWYPYQNIFSLVKQLNLDPFTPFTRSSQYSPAGLEVDSPIFQNEPRLPTPLGTFLYPRFRRLPFIDRLSALPLLYSLIDFDNSPQAWRRYDKVTARELFKQFGVSARLYKDAFEPMLLVGLFAPGEQCSAAATLGMLYYFILAHQPDFDVVWCRGTVGEMIFQPWIEQIEKVGGKVLTNKRVDDLLLDETGKASGVVCGEEVFEADGVIFAVSVSGMKKIVSSSKVLQNYAEFRDLTNLGGIDVLATRLWFDRKVDVPLPSNACFGFDPTTGWTFFDLNTLHDEYKDEPASVIEADFYHANQLLAMTDEQIIAKVHKDLTTCVNEFGYAKVIDYSVIRVRQGVTHFAPGSYQYLLKGKTSIPNLYMSGDWIITSHGSWSQEKAYVTGLEAANLVIEQFGIGNKANIIPVEPDEPHIQLMRSINTNVRNWVQNFLPDFWLP; this comes from the coding sequence ATGTCAGAAGCTAAAAAAATCGTTATTGTCGGTGCCGGATGGGCCGGTTTAGCCGCTACCTACCACCTCGCTAAACAAGGGTATCGAGTCACCCTCCTAGAAGCGGCCCCTTATCCTGGGGGGTTGGTGGCCGGTTGGAAAACCCCAGGCGGCAGGTCCGTAGAAGGGGGTATACATGGCTTTTGGTATCCCTATCAAAACATATTCAGTCTAGTTAAACAATTAAATCTTGATCCGTTTACGCCCTTTACCCGTTCCTCTCAATATTCGCCGGCGGGTTTAGAAGTAGACTCACCCATCTTTCAAAATGAACCCCGACTCCCTACCCCATTAGGAACGTTTCTCTATCCCCGCTTTAGACGCTTACCCTTTATCGATCGACTCTCCGCTTTACCCCTTCTCTATTCACTAATTGATTTTGATAATTCTCCTCAAGCGTGGCGGCGTTATGACAAAGTGACCGCTAGAGAGTTATTTAAACAGTTTGGTGTATCGGCAAGACTGTATAAAGATGCTTTTGAACCAATGTTATTAGTGGGGTTATTTGCACCCGGAGAACAATGTAGCGCCGCCGCCACCCTCGGAATGCTTTACTATTTCATCTTGGCACATCAACCGGATTTTGATGTGGTTTGGTGTCGGGGAACGGTAGGCGAGATGATTTTTCAACCTTGGATAGAACAAATTGAAAAGGTTGGGGGAAAGGTACTCACGAATAAACGAGTCGATGATCTCCTCTTGGATGAAACCGGTAAAGCATCAGGTGTTGTCTGTGGTGAGGAAGTTTTTGAGGCAGATGGGGTGATTTTTGCGGTGAGTGTGAGTGGGATGAAAAAAATTGTCTCCAGCAGTAAAGTCTTGCAGAATTATGCCGAATTTCGGGATTTAACGAATTTGGGGGGAATCGATGTTTTAGCCACTCGTTTATGGTTTGATCGTAAAGTGGATGTTCCCTTACCCTCTAACGCCTGTTTTGGGTTTGATCCGACCACAGGATGGACCTTTTTTGACCTTAATACCCTGCATGATGAGTATAAAGATGAACCCGCAAGCGTTATAGAAGCGGACTTTTATCATGCTAACCAGTTATTAGCCATGACAGATGAACAAATTATTGCTAAAGTCCACAAAGACCTAACCACTTGTGTCAATGAGTTTGGCTATGCGAAAGTTATAGACTATAGTGTGATTCGAGTTCGCCAGGGAGTCACTCATTTTGCACCCGGCAGTTATCAATATCTCCTGAAAGGGAAAACTAGCATCCCTAACCTGTATATGAGTGGAGATTGGATCATTACCTCTCATGGTTCGTGGTCCCAAGAGAAAGCTTATGTTACTGGGTTAGAAGCGGCTAATTTAGTGATTGAACAGTTTGGTATCGGCAATAAGGCTAATATTATTCCTGTAGAACCCGATGAACCCCATATTCAACTGATGCGTTCAATCAATACAAATGTACGAAATTGGGTGCAGAATTTCTTGCCCGATTTTTGGTTACCATAG
- a CDS encoding TIGR04255 family protein has product MSKVKFTKPPLQQVAFAVEFQELVDFSSVHFGLYWETIKDRFPETFDEYPIFDENEESSLPPLRRVIFMSENTSKAIHLQNNGFAYNWKKTNQIQYSNFETLFEEFEQEWQLFREWWTNLNPNKLDYQLVQDLNYRIHYVNLIDQNSGWLDSNNYSDVFSFLSKKLNKNFKFPEVFQSKLSFKMPNDLGVLEVLIQQLTKIKSEDDENDENEVDIVLFILQASSEGIIEFDLETWFKSAHEYILECFLNLTQDTVQEKWGMYYE; this is encoded by the coding sequence ATGAGCAAGGTTAAGTTTACTAAGCCGCCTTTACAACAAGTTGCTTTCGCTGTTGAATTTCAAGAACTGGTTGATTTTTCATCAGTTCACTTTGGTTTATATTGGGAAACGATTAAAGATCGATTTCCCGAAACTTTTGATGAATATCCTATTTTTGATGAAAATGAAGAATCATCTTTACCTCCGCTCCGAAGAGTGATTTTTATGTCTGAAAATACAAGTAAAGCTATTCATTTACAAAACAATGGTTTTGCTTATAACTGGAAAAAAACTAATCAAATTCAATATTCTAATTTTGAAACGCTTTTTGAAGAATTTGAGCAAGAATGGCAATTATTTCGTGAATGGTGGACGAACTTGAACCCAAATAAGCTTGACTATCAATTAGTACAAGATTTAAATTATAGAATTCATTATGTAAATCTCATTGATCAAAATTCAGGATGGCTTGATTCAAATAACTATTCTGATGTTTTTAGTTTTCTCAGTAAAAAATTAAATAAAAATTTTAAATTTCCTGAAGTCTTTCAAAGCAAGCTCTCTTTTAAAATGCCTAATGATTTAGGTGTATTAGAAGTTTTGATTCAGCAACTTACCAAAATAAAAAGTGAAGATGATGAAAATGATGAAAATGAAGTTGATATAGTTTTATTTATCTTACAAGCCAGTAGTGAAGGAATAATAGAATTCGATCTAGAAACTTGGTTTAAATCAGCCCATGAATACATTTTAGAATGTTTTTTAAATTTAACTCAAGATACAGTTCAAGAAAAATGGGGAATGTATTATGAGTAA